A genomic stretch from uncultured Cohaesibacter sp. includes:
- a CDS encoding SOS response-associated peptidase, with product MCGRFILQGSWADIHEMYNLIRPEDRQRNVPARYNIAPTQNVLYVGEPRGERRLMEGRWWLVPHWTNELQNRYPMFNARSEEAHTKPSFRDAYKVGRCLIPADGYYEWTTSKADGKKDPHLLHLPDFEPFAFAGLSAYNPKLDLYSCTILTAPAVDEIRSIHPRMPVILKPSVFDAWLSAQTSVQEARALLAEHRDSELISYPVDRAIGSSRASEAWLMERSDTHSKTLL from the coding sequence ATGTGCGGACGGTTTATCCTTCAGGGCTCATGGGCGGATATCCACGAAATGTATAATCTCATTCGCCCTGAAGACCGGCAGCGCAATGTGCCTGCCCGCTATAATATCGCGCCAACACAGAATGTGCTCTATGTTGGCGAGCCAAGGGGCGAGCGGCGCTTGATGGAAGGGCGCTGGTGGCTTGTACCCCATTGGACCAACGAGCTGCAAAACAGATACCCCATGTTCAATGCCCGCTCGGAAGAAGCCCATACCAAGCCGTCCTTTCGCGATGCCTACAAGGTGGGGCGATGCCTCATTCCAGCTGATGGCTATTATGAATGGACCACAAGCAAGGCAGATGGCAAGAAGGATCCGCATCTGTTGCACCTGCCGGATTTCGAACCCTTCGCCTTTGCCGGGCTCTCGGCCTATAACCCGAAGCTGGATCTTTACAGCTGCACCATCCTCACGGCGCCTGCCGTGGATGAAATCCGGTCCATCCATCCGCGCATGCCCGTCATCCTGAAGCCCTCGGTATTTGATGCATGGTTGAGTGCACAAACATCTGTCCAGGAGGCCCGAGCACTTCTTGCGGAGCATCGAGACAGCGAATTGATCTCCTATCCTGTTGATCGCGCAATCGGGAGCAGCCGCGCGTCTGAAGCTTGGCTCATGGAGCGCTCTGACACGCACTCCAAGACTTTGTTATAA
- a CDS encoding CHASE domain-containing protein has product MHRLIAPIVFSTVMIIGTGASLMLYNNAELATEKRAEDLAGQVVDRVSLRLSQHFALLRATTAFISATPKRIRHKQFDRIIAGFKLEDNYPGLQGIGFAESISPSQDEALGAILKRDYGPDAKVWPETDQTERAAITLLEPLTDRNHAAIGYDMYSEPVRRLAIQKAYETGKMVASGPVELVQEITAIKQAGFLVYSRYDDTDTPDAYSGLGPSIARKPIKGLVYAPFRAGDLFTTALSQKPMLPLALQVRDLDDKSRPLFKSALYDDAELFGSRVTRVMEVGGRKWVLDIRVKNKLDWTLQTAAPYVSFAVFFLLAAMLAWITHFQLRAVRTANTLQKLSEKNLIEKDLLLQEMKHRIKNSIARILAMARQTAHHSETIEEYSESLTARLQAMANAQDALTRSHWQRADLADLLSKELGQVLGEEQFGGTISGPKVELDETTVQAFALTFHELATNALKYSDVAKDNAALNVTWSLEQKGKVRNLRLVWKELSDNALAAPEHKGFGTKLIDANIRGELRGSIERRFEKHGLTVEITVPLPQNGRAKGKSKAGAATAGTGKEPDNKA; this is encoded by the coding sequence ATGCACAGACTTATTGCTCCGATTGTCTTTTCAACAGTCATGATTATTGGCACTGGTGCATCGCTGATGCTCTATAACAACGCAGAATTGGCAACCGAAAAACGTGCGGAAGACTTGGCCGGCCAGGTTGTTGACCGCGTTTCCCTGCGCCTGTCGCAGCATTTTGCGCTTCTCAGGGCCACCACTGCGTTCATTTCTGCAACGCCCAAGCGTATTCGGCACAAGCAGTTTGACAGGATCATCGCCGGTTTCAAACTTGAGGATAATTATCCCGGCCTTCAGGGGATCGGCTTTGCTGAATCTATTTCTCCCAGCCAGGACGAAGCGCTTGGGGCAATTCTCAAGCGAGACTACGGACCCGACGCCAAGGTTTGGCCTGAAACGGACCAGACCGAGCGGGCGGCCATTACGCTGCTTGAACCGCTGACAGACCGGAACCACGCTGCTATCGGCTATGATATGTATTCCGAACCCGTGCGCCGGTTAGCCATTCAAAAGGCCTATGAGACCGGGAAAATGGTTGCCTCCGGGCCGGTAGAACTGGTGCAGGAAATCACGGCCATCAAGCAGGCCGGTTTCCTGGTCTATTCAAGATATGATGATACCGACACGCCTGACGCCTATTCTGGCTTGGGCCCATCAATTGCTCGAAAACCGATCAAGGGGCTGGTTTATGCACCCTTCAGGGCTGGTGACCTCTTTACGACGGCTCTCTCTCAGAAGCCGATGTTGCCTTTGGCGCTGCAGGTCCGTGATCTGGATGACAAGAGCCGTCCCTTGTTCAAATCCGCGCTTTATGATGATGCCGAGCTGTTCGGCTCGCGTGTGACCCGTGTCATGGAGGTTGGCGGGCGCAAATGGGTGCTGGATATTCGGGTAAAGAACAAGCTGGACTGGACGCTTCAGACTGCTGCCCCTTATGTGTCTTTTGCGGTCTTCTTCCTTCTGGCCGCCATGCTGGCATGGATAACCCATTTCCAGCTGCGCGCCGTGCGTACGGCCAACACCTTGCAAAAGCTGTCGGAAAAGAACCTGATAGAAAAAGATTTGCTTCTGCAGGAAATGAAGCACCGTATCAAGAACTCCATCGCCCGCATTCTGGCCATGGCGCGCCAGACCGCTCATCACTCCGAGACCATCGAAGAATATTCCGAAAGCCTTACGGCGCGGCTGCAGGCCATGGCAAACGCACAGGACGCTCTCACACGCTCGCATTGGCAGCGGGCCGATCTGGCCGATCTGCTGTCCAAGGAATTGGGTCAGGTTTTGGGAGAAGAGCAATTCGGTGGCACTATTTCAGGGCCGAAGGTGGAGCTGGATGAAACAACGGTGCAGGCTTTTGCGCTGACCTTCCACGAGCTGGCAACCAATGCGCTCAAATATAGCGATGTCGCCAAGGACAATGCGGCCCTCAACGTGACCTGGTCTCTTGAGCAGAAAGGCAAGGTTAGAAATCTTAGGCTTGTCTGGAAGGAACTCAGCGACAATGCGCTTGCGGCTCCTGAGCATAAGGGATTTGGCACCAAGCTTATTGACGCCAATATCCGGGGTGAGTTGCGCGGTTCAATCGAGCGGCGGTTTGAGAAGCACGGCCTTACAGTGGAAATCACCGTGCCTTTGCCTCAGAATGGCCGCGCGAAGGGCAAATCAAAGGCGGGCGCTGCGACCGCCGGGACCGGCAAAGAACCAGACAATAAGGCCTAG
- a CDS encoding cache domain-containing protein, producing the protein MKISKLPLSWKIAAPTITVFVFMLALSAVSLSNLKSSMRAERINSLKNITHAAQTIAHSFYSLEKSGELSREEAQERTKAAIDAMRYDNGSGYLFVYQYDGTNLVLPNKKLVGKNLMDMKDAEGNYLIRSMIDIAKKGGGEYSYYWPKPGSEKAYEKLSWAEGIPEWQWMLGTGVYIDDMNAAFLNQAMTVGLATLIALLLAGSASYVVIRSINKPITGLVANMRSLADGNSSIEVADQDRSDEIGQMAQAMQVFVDNENNRKTLMAQHEKNQSEALKRGENVQNLCRSFDEEVARMLTTVGDAAKGLQDASLMMNQDAQSTSAQSEQVSSASAQASSNVEAVASAAEELAASVSEVARQVQTSNDMALKASSEANSTNDRVERLAQAAKQISEVVTLIQAIAEQTNLLALNATIEAARAGEAGRGFAVVAAEVKELANQTSKATEEIDKQISEIQQETNLAVNAISEISQTIESLSSVSSQIAAAVEEQRAATEEIATNVTQASRVTHEVSTSIGNVTQTAEKTRETSSVVNDSSLKLQQEADHLRSRVNGFLNDVRKESASAA; encoded by the coding sequence ATGAAAATATCCAAGCTCCCCCTTTCCTGGAAGATTGCAGCACCCACGATTACTGTTTTCGTATTCATGCTGGCCCTCTCTGCGGTCAGCCTCTCCAACCTGAAAAGCTCCATGCGCGCTGAGCGCATAAACAGTCTTAAAAATATTACCCACGCCGCACAAACCATCGCCCATTCCTTCTATTCGCTTGAGAAGAGCGGCGAGCTTTCCCGCGAAGAAGCACAGGAGCGGACCAAGGCAGCCATAGATGCCATGCGCTATGACAATGGCTCCGGCTATTTGTTTGTGTATCAATATGACGGTACCAATCTGGTTCTTCCCAACAAGAAACTCGTTGGCAAAAATCTGATGGACATGAAGGATGCCGAGGGCAACTATCTTATCCGCAGCATGATCGACATCGCCAAGAAGGGCGGTGGTGAATATTCCTACTACTGGCCAAAGCCGGGTAGCGAAAAAGCCTATGAAAAGCTGAGCTGGGCTGAAGGCATTCCCGAATGGCAATGGATGCTGGGCACAGGCGTTTACATCGATGATATGAATGCCGCCTTTCTCAATCAGGCCATGACGGTCGGGCTGGCCACACTGATTGCCTTGCTCCTTGCAGGCTCAGCCTCTTATGTCGTTATTCGCTCGATCAACAAACCGATCACGGGTCTGGTTGCCAATATGCGCTCTCTGGCAGATGGCAATTCTTCCATCGAGGTGGCCGATCAGGATCGCTCAGATGAAATCGGCCAGATGGCGCAGGCAATGCAGGTGTTTGTCGATAATGAGAACAACCGCAAAACCCTGATGGCGCAGCATGAAAAGAACCAGAGCGAAGCCCTGAAACGGGGCGAGAATGTTCAGAATCTTTGCCGCTCCTTCGATGAAGAGGTTGCCCGCATGCTGACAACTGTGGGGGATGCTGCCAAAGGGTTGCAGGATGCCTCACTCATGATGAATCAGGATGCCCAAAGCACCTCGGCTCAAAGCGAGCAAGTATCCAGTGCATCCGCTCAGGCTTCCAGCAATGTTGAGGCCGTTGCCTCTGCTGCAGAAGAGCTCGCAGCCTCTGTGAGTGAAGTGGCCCGTCAGGTTCAAACCTCCAACGACATGGCACTGAAAGCCTCTTCTGAAGCCAACAGTACCAACGATCGGGTTGAACGCCTGGCACAGGCTGCCAAACAGATTTCCGAAGTGGTCACGCTCATTCAGGCGATTGCCGAGCAGACCAACCTTCTGGCCCTCAACGCCACCATCGAAGCGGCTCGAGCCGGAGAAGCGGGGCGCGGCTTTGCTGTCGTGGCTGCGGAAGTCAAGGAACTGGCCAACCAGACCAGCAAGGCGACCGAGGAAATCGACAAGCAGATCTCCGAGATCCAGCAGGAAACAAATTTGGCCGTCAATGCCATTTCTGAAATTTCGCAGACCATCGAAAGCCTGAGTTCAGTGTCCAGCCAGATTGCTGCGGCCGTGGAAGAACAGCGCGCTGCTACAGAAGAAATCGCAACCAACGTCACGCAGGCCTCCCGCGTTACACATGAAGTATCCACCAGCATCGGCAATGTGACGCAGACGGCTGAAAAGACCCGCGAGACCTCTTCCGTCGTAAACGACTCCTCGCTGAAACTGCAGCAGGAAGCCGATCATCTCAGAAGCCGCGTCAACGGCTTCCTTAATGATGTGCGCAAAGAGTCTGCCTCAGCCGCATAA
- a CDS encoding CsbD family protein, translating into MNWNQIEGNWEQIKGNVQAQWGRLTDDDIDVIAGNRKALAGKLQELYGKQEEEIDREIDEWMANH; encoded by the coding sequence ATGAACTGGAATCAGATCGAAGGCAATTGGGAACAGATCAAAGGCAATGTTCAGGCACAGTGGGGCCGATTGACTGACGACGACATTGACGTGATCGCGGGCAACCGTAAAGCCTTGGCAGGCAAGCTGCAGGAGCTTTATGGCAAGCAGGAAGAGGAAATCGATCGTGAAATCGATGAATGGATGGCGAACCACTGA
- a CDS encoding MFS transporter, with the protein MAKIFAPIASLLISVTLLLLGHGLQSTLIPLASRAYQFSDLLIGFAASAYFAGFVLGGIITPHVVVRAGHIRGFAVMVSSMSAAALLHPLVTDAYAWVLFRFITGFCVSGLYLIIESWLNEFADNENRGLVMSAYIIVNYAAFTVGQLMVTLAQPESFYLFAIASIIISVAVMPVAMTKAAQPAPIAIVKLDLRRVFKTSQAAIISAFLIGVVLGSHLTFAPIYAVEKGYNPLTQAPVFAAMLGLGGIISQWPLGRFSDRVDRRVVLLIISILGGVASVAITLLDDVPFYLFLIVGAVIGALTQPAYSLAAAHGYDNAKESGYVRMAAGLLVSYGLGSAIGPSVTSILMQFYGPDVLFLFPTVLLAILAVYLMVRISQKDPVRDAQKEDFDLAATASVLGVVSPEVFSEEDRYVVVPDEWEPSEEEDPEDEVNGGEIPEGELPEDAAQEPAQLPEVEVDEAVANAITEGNGVSQDKKAIEGDVDGEDEDEEDGASDDIKDKDSTR; encoded by the coding sequence ATGGCCAAGATATTTGCACCGATCGCCTCACTGCTGATTTCCGTTACCCTGCTGCTGCTGGGGCACGGTTTGCAGAGCACCCTCATTCCTCTCGCTTCGCGCGCCTATCAATTCAGCGACTTGCTGATTGGTTTTGCTGCGTCTGCCTATTTTGCCGGTTTTGTTCTGGGTGGCATCATCACGCCTCATGTCGTGGTCCGGGCTGGTCATATCCGTGGCTTTGCCGTGATGGTGTCGTCCATGTCGGCCGCAGCGCTGTTGCATCCTTTGGTGACGGATGCCTATGCCTGGGTGCTGTTCCGCTTTATCACCGGCTTTTGCGTGTCCGGCCTCTATCTTATCATTGAGAGTTGGCTCAATGAATTTGCAGATAACGAGAATCGTGGGCTGGTCATGTCCGCCTATATTATCGTCAACTATGCTGCCTTCACGGTGGGACAGTTGATGGTGACATTGGCGCAACCGGAAAGCTTCTATCTGTTCGCCATTGCCTCTATCATCATTTCAGTTGCCGTGATGCCTGTTGCCATGACCAAGGCTGCGCAACCGGCACCGATCGCTATCGTCAAGCTGGATCTGCGCCGCGTGTTCAAAACATCGCAGGCCGCCATTATCTCGGCCTTTCTGATTGGCGTGGTGCTTGGCTCGCACCTGACCTTTGCCCCGATTTATGCGGTTGAAAAGGGCTATAATCCGCTGACGCAGGCGCCCGTCTTTGCCGCCATGCTGGGGCTTGGCGGGATTATCAGCCAGTGGCCGCTGGGGCGCTTTTCCGACCGCGTGGACCGGCGCGTTGTTCTGTTGATCATCAGTATTCTGGGGGGCGTCGCATCGGTCGCCATAACCTTGCTGGATGATGTGCCCTTCTATCTCTTCCTGATCGTCGGTGCGGTCATCGGGGCGCTCACACAGCCTGCCTATTCTCTGGCCGCCGCCCATGGCTATGACAATGCCAAGGAAAGTGGTTATGTGCGCATGGCCGCAGGCTTGCTCGTTTCCTATGGCTTGGGTTCAGCCATTGGCCCGTCTGTCACATCGATCTTGATGCAATTCTATGGGCCGGATGTGTTGTTCCTGTTCCCCACGGTGCTGCTTGCAATTCTGGCTGTCTATCTGATGGTCCGCATCAGCCAGAAAGACCCTGTACGGGATGCACAGAAAGAGGACTTCGACCTTGCCGCGACCGCTTCGGTTCTGGGTGTGGTCTCTCCGGAGGTCTTCAGCGAAGAAGACCGCTATGTTGTGGTTCCAGATGAATGGGAGCCTTCCGAGGAGGAAGATCCCGAGGATGAGGTCAATGGTGGGGAAATACCCGAAGGGGAGCTCCCCGAAGATGCGGCTCAAGAGCCAGCCCAACTTCCGGAAGTCGAGGTGGATGAAGCGGTTGCCAATGCCATCACGGAAGGAAATGGTGTTTCTCAGGATAAGAAGGCCATTGAGGGCGATGTGGATGGGGAAGATGAGGACGAGGAAGATGGGGCTTCTGACGATATAAAAGATAAAGACAGCACGCGCTAG
- a CDS encoding EAL domain-containing protein: MKHLVKKKQFIALIAGILVLTLLNELLLARFFNIDEFESKHLFFKSVSQFLFFLLIAFLGLLYFGYKDRQKQAEALAKERDKSRKLASRLTSHKLGIDAHAIVSIADPEGHIVYANDKFCEISGYEREELIGKDHNLLNSGYHEKSFFKGIYEAIAKGEAWTGKICNKAKDGTIYWVSTTIVPIKDAQGRLEEIISIRTDITEIKNKEAALKRSSDLLNSTFDNFPGGICVFDKNIQLILANKVFYDLLELSPEEFPVGSDYSAILRRNIELGLYGDINGDMLVEERLRMIKSRQPFQLSRRTPNGRFIEIRCWPLEGGGVVAAQYDLTERQQMLEDLERQSSEAKANASQLKAAQDEQEKAHKRLINSINSMRGGFVLWDSNARLVIANDAFRDYHKELGHLIRKGMSARDFMEAGEAINFWKWNEELPLNWLDLFLDRFKSTKYFEESFETVDGRFLLMHSSQLSNGDIICNFTDVTDTRLREAELVRARDALAHIAYFDALTALPNRAHGQQDLEALFANKQHDTRFAVIQIDLDKFKRVNDTLGHISGDHLLKEIGSRLAFLASKVPSFQPYRWGGDEFVAIVKDVTNNQLESLCQELTDLIAIPVPYETATLWPTVSLGVAIYPDDATTLSSLMTYADLALYKTKEMGRDGYQFFSSEMKERLDSDASIEADVRDALKLDQFELHFQPQISTLDESITGIEALVRWNHPKRGQLPPGLFMDIVESNGMAAALGNTIFEKAMWSVRQWVDEGIEFGRLSVNLSPAHLKRQTLVEDFCQSMEKYDINPDLLAVELLEGVLLDDQYSNINELFETLSAKGVHVELDDFGTGYASLSHLSNLPIDGIKIDRSFVNNIVVNKKQKAIVGVVMSMSKLMQLRVVCEGIETHQQLSTVSQIANCSVQGYLVSRPLCFEDITNWIRERRNIGLLSPSGPRQIRKDHSSLVSPDLIGR; the protein is encoded by the coding sequence ATGAAACATCTTGTGAAGAAAAAACAATTCATTGCCTTGATTGCAGGCATCCTAGTCCTGACGTTGCTCAATGAACTGCTACTGGCTCGGTTTTTCAACATTGACGAATTTGAAAGCAAACATCTGTTTTTCAAAAGCGTTTCGCAGTTTCTCTTTTTTCTCCTTATCGCCTTTCTGGGTCTTTTGTATTTCGGCTACAAGGATAGGCAGAAACAGGCGGAGGCTTTAGCCAAGGAACGCGATAAATCTCGCAAACTTGCCTCCAGACTAACGTCTCACAAGCTGGGTATTGACGCCCATGCCATTGTTTCGATTGCGGACCCCGAAGGGCACATCGTCTATGCCAACGACAAATTCTGCGAGATTTCCGGCTATGAGCGCGAAGAGTTGATCGGCAAGGATCACAACCTGCTCAACTCCGGCTATCATGAAAAATCCTTTTTCAAAGGCATTTATGAGGCCATCGCCAAAGGAGAGGCTTGGACTGGGAAAATCTGCAACAAGGCCAAGGATGGAACCATCTACTGGGTTTCCACGACCATTGTGCCCATCAAAGATGCCCAAGGCAGGTTGGAAGAGATCATATCGATCCGCACGGACATTACCGAGATCAAGAATAAAGAAGCGGCTCTCAAACGCAGCAGCGATCTACTGAACTCGACCTTTGACAATTTCCCCGGCGGCATATGCGTTTTCGACAAGAATATTCAGCTTATTCTAGCCAACAAAGTCTTTTATGATCTGCTCGAACTCAGCCCTGAAGAATTTCCCGTTGGCTCCGATTATTCCGCCATCCTGCGCCGGAACATCGAGCTCGGCCTTTATGGAGATATCAATGGCGATATGCTGGTAGAAGAGCGCTTGCGGATGATCAAATCCAGACAACCATTTCAATTAAGCAGAAGGACGCCCAATGGCCGATTCATTGAGATCCGCTGCTGGCCTCTGGAAGGCGGTGGAGTGGTTGCGGCTCAGTATGATTTAACAGAACGCCAGCAGATGCTTGAAGATCTGGAGCGTCAGAGCTCCGAAGCCAAGGCCAATGCCAGCCAGTTGAAGGCCGCACAGGATGAACAGGAGAAGGCGCACAAACGCCTGATCAATTCCATCAACTCGATGCGCGGAGGCTTTGTCCTTTGGGATTCGAACGCCCGGTTGGTGATTGCGAATGATGCTTTCCGCGACTATCACAAGGAGCTTGGCCATCTCATCCGGAAGGGCATGTCTGCACGGGACTTTATGGAGGCTGGCGAAGCAATCAACTTCTGGAAATGGAACGAAGAGCTTCCGCTCAATTGGCTCGATCTGTTTTTAGACCGCTTCAAGTCAACGAAATATTTCGAAGAAAGCTTTGAAACCGTCGATGGGCGCTTTCTCCTCATGCACAGCTCGCAGCTGTCAAATGGAGACATCATTTGCAATTTTACCGATGTCACCGATACTCGCCTGCGCGAAGCGGAACTGGTGCGTGCGCGGGACGCATTGGCACATATTGCCTATTTCGACGCTCTCACGGCGCTTCCGAACCGCGCCCATGGGCAGCAGGATCTAGAAGCCCTGTTCGCGAACAAGCAGCATGATACGCGCTTTGCTGTCATCCAAATCGATCTGGACAAATTCAAGCGCGTCAATGACACGCTCGGGCATATCTCGGGCGACCATCTGCTCAAGGAGATCGGCTCGCGGCTGGCTTTCCTTGCCTCAAAGGTGCCAAGCTTCCAGCCCTATCGCTGGGGCGGCGATGAATTTGTCGCCATCGTCAAGGATGTCACCAACAATCAACTCGAAAGCCTGTGTCAGGAACTGACCGATTTGATTGCCATTCCGGTTCCCTATGAAACCGCGACCCTGTGGCCCACAGTCAGCCTTGGCGTGGCCATCTATCCCGACGATGCAACAACCCTCTCCTCCTTGATGACCTATGCGGATCTGGCGCTCTACAAGACCAAGGAAATGGGGCGTGACGGCTATCAGTTCTTCTCGTCAGAAATGAAGGAGCGCCTGGACAGCGACGCCTCTATCGAAGCTGATGTGCGAGACGCGCTCAAGCTCGACCAGTTCGAATTGCATTTCCAGCCTCAGATCAGCACGCTGGACGAGAGCATTACAGGCATCGAGGCACTGGTGCGCTGGAACCATCCCAAACGCGGCCAATTGCCGCCCGGCCTTTTCATGGATATCGTGGAAAGCAACGGCATGGCCGCAGCCCTTGGCAATACCATCTTCGAAAAAGCCATGTGGTCTGTCCGCCAGTGGGTCGACGAAGGCATCGAATTCGGGCGCCTTTCTGTCAACCTGTCGCCTGCGCATCTCAAGCGTCAGACGTTGGTGGAGGACTTCTGCCAGAGCATGGAGAAATACGACATCAACCCGGACCTGTTGGCTGTCGAGTTGCTGGAGGGCGTGCTGCTGGATGATCAATATTCGAATATCAACGAACTGTTCGAAACCCTGTCCGCAAAGGGTGTGCATGTAGAGCTGGATGATTTCGGAACGGGCTATGCATCCCTTTCCCATCTTTCCAACCTACCGATAGATGGCATCAAGATAGACCGGTCTTTCGTCAACAATATCGTGGTCAATAAAAAGCAGAAGGCAATCGTGGGCGTGGTCATGTCCATGTCCAAACTGATGCAACTCCGTGTGGTATGCGAAGGCATCGAGACCCACCAACAGCTCTCGACAGTATCCCAGATCGCCAATTGCTCCGTGCAAGGCTATCTGGTTTCACGTCCGCTCTGCTTTGAGGATATAACCAACTGGATCAGAGAAAGACGCAATATCGGGTTGCTGTCTCCTTCTGGGCCGCGTCAGATCCGGAAAGATCACTCCAGCCTCGTTTCACCGGACCTTATCGGGCGGTAG
- a CDS encoding NepR family anti-sigma factor has product MINDKEKSGILSASDMLGGTVQPKEDLDPNGAIAQKLKALYTQTEQEAIPDRFLDLLEQLDKAEQAANSLGER; this is encoded by the coding sequence ATGATCAATGATAAAGAAAAATCGGGCATTTTGAGTGCGTCCGACATGTTGGGAGGGACCGTTCAGCCAAAAGAAGACTTGGATCCGAACGGTGCCATCGCCCAAAAGCTAAAGGCGCTATATACCCAAACCGAGCAGGAAGCCATTCCGGATCGTTTTCTGGATTTGCTTGAACAGCTGGACAAAGCCGAACAGGCTGCCAACAGCCTTGGCGAGAGGTAA
- a CDS encoding DUF1328 domain-containing protein, producing the protein MLYYALVFFIVAIVAGVLGFGGIAGASAGIAQILFFLFLAFLVISLLMHLVRGR; encoded by the coding sequence ATGCTTTATTATGCTTTGGTGTTCTTTATTGTCGCAATCGTCGCGGGTGTACTTGGGTTTGGTGGAATTGCAGGGGCTTCGGCCGGGATCGCTCAGATCTTGTTCTTCCTGTTCTTGGCGTTTCTCGTCATATCCCTGTTGATGCATCTTGTACGCGGTCGATAG
- a CDS encoding DUF992 domain-containing protein, with product MSRFMKYLFMATIPALALSAPAAAESIDRVEIGQLNCAVKGGEGFIFKSTKDLSCTFKSADADVPDEAYFGAINKFGLDIGTTDHGVISWLVMAPTTDDYRPGALAGDYAGVSAQATVGAGVGGNLLVGGSDETIALQPLSVSAQTGLNFALAVSELQLRSLAD from the coding sequence ATGTCCCGTTTTATGAAATATCTTTTCATGGCCACCATCCCGGCGTTGGCTCTCAGCGCTCCAGCGGCGGCTGAGTCCATTGACCGTGTCGAGATCGGTCAGCTCAATTGCGCGGTCAAAGGTGGCGAGGGCTTTATTTTCAAATCCACCAAGGATCTCTCCTGCACATTTAAATCAGCCGATGCAGATGTTCCAGATGAAGCCTATTTCGGCGCTATCAACAAATTCGGGCTTGATATCGGCACCACAGATCATGGCGTGATTTCATGGCTGGTGATGGCACCGACCACAGACGACTATCGCCCCGGCGCTCTTGCCGGTGATTATGCTGGTGTAAGTGCCCAGGCAACCGTTGGTGCTGGTGTTGGCGGCAACCTGCTGGTGGGTGGCTCCGACGAGACCATTGCTCTGCAGCCGCTCAGTGTTTCCGCTCAAACCGGATTGAACTTCGCTTTGGCTGTCAGCGAGCTACAGCTGCGTTCGCTGGCTGACTGA
- a CDS encoding response regulator, with translation MTLSTRVAAHLPYLRRYARAVTGSQTSGDAFVAATLEALIADVSLFPKASSDRVSLYKLFSDLYRRANVEVPPAQSPYGWESRAQTNLQNVPPAPRQAFLLASVEEFAPGDIAVVLGVEEGAVPDLLSEASELISKQVATDIMIIEDEPLIAMDIEQMVESLGHRVTGIARTYDEAIELYNSDKPKMVLADIQLADGSSGIDAVNDILKDSDIPVIFITAFPERLLTGERPEPTFLVTKPFNEDMVKALISQALFFERTS, from the coding sequence ATGACGCTTTCTACTCGTGTTGCCGCGCATCTTCCCTATCTTCGTCGCTACGCACGCGCTGTGACAGGATCTCAAACATCTGGTGATGCCTTTGTGGCAGCCACTCTGGAAGCGTTGATTGCTGACGTTTCCCTTTTTCCGAAAGCCAGCAGTGATCGCGTTTCGCTCTATAAGTTGTTCTCTGATCTTTATCGAAGAGCCAATGTAGAAGTCCCGCCTGCCCAATCTCCTTATGGATGGGAGAGCCGCGCGCAGACCAATCTTCAGAATGTGCCCCCCGCGCCGCGTCAGGCCTTCCTCTTGGCGTCTGTCGAAGAATTTGCTCCTGGCGATATAGCCGTTGTGCTTGGGGTAGAAGAAGGGGCTGTGCCTGACTTGCTGAGTGAAGCTTCTGAGCTGATTTCAAAGCAGGTGGCGACCGACATCATGATCATCGAGGACGAGCCTCTGATTGCGATGGATATCGAACAGATGGTCGAAAGTCTGGGGCATCGGGTCACGGGCATTGCGCGCACCTATGACGAGGCGATTGAACTCTACAACAGCGACAAACCCAAAATGGTGCTGGCTGACATCCAGCTTGCCGACGGGTCTTCGGGGATTGATGCGGTCAATGACATTCTCAAGGATAGCGATATTCCTGTGATCTTCATCACGGCTTTTCCGGAGCGCCTGCTGACCGGAGAGCGTCCGGAACCGACATTCCTGGTTACTAAGCCCTTCAATGAAGATATGGTGAAGGCGTTGATTAGTCAGGCATTGTTCTTTGAAAGGACTTCATAA
- a CDS encoding PLD nuclease N-terminal domain-containing protein encodes MFTGYGLVGLIILILDIYAVIKVVGSHESTGAKLLWILGIIIFPVLGLIVWFFAGPGGRSARL; translated from the coding sequence ATGTTTACGGGTTATGGCCTTGTTGGCCTTATCATTCTTATTCTCGACATTTACGCCGTTATCAAGGTCGTCGGCAGCCATGAAAGCACGGGCGCCAAACTGCTCTGGATTCTTGGCATCATCATCTTCCCGGTGCTAGGCCTTATTGTCTGGTTCTTTGCCGGTCCCGGCGGTCGCAGCGCCCGCCTTTGA